TTGCAGCGGCGGGATTACCGCACGCTGATGTGCGAGGACGGCATCCATCCAAATGAGCAGGGGCACCGCGTGGTGGCACAGACGTTTGCGCGGTTTGCAGCGGATTATCTCGGCGTGCCGCTGGCAGGCGTATAAAGCGCGTGCGGCTTCATGCGGCTATATGTGGGTTTTGCGGGCTGTCACGGCAAATGCCGGGGCGGCCTTTTGATTGCGCAGAACGCCTGGTAAAAGAGGGTTGCGTTGCCAAATGCGCGCATATTTTTCCCGAATATTGCTATTACAGCAAGTTTTTTAGCACACCGATGCGCTAAAATGCACTATATTTCCGCACGTGGGTGTGATAGAATAAGGGACAAGTATGCGACACAATTGATTTTGACGAAAGATGTCGCATTTTCATAATAGTGTACTTTATTAACTATTGGGAAATGCGCAAAAAAGCGCCCCGAACAGGGCGTTTTTCGGGGAAATGCCCCCCGGTAAAAAAGTACCCCTTTTTGCCGGAGGTGCATACCTTCGCGAGCCCTGAAAGCAATGCAGTAGGGAGAGGGGGAACGAGGATGCTGCCTGAGCGCGTGCAGATGCAGGAGCCGGAAGCGGCAGAGGATGCCGGCGGATTTGATCTTGCCACGGTAAAGGACGTCGTGGCTGCCACGCGGCAAATCGCATGGCATGTGCGCTTTTTCAAGCGCCTCTTTGATATCGTCGTATCCTTTCTGCTGCTGGTGATGCTCTCGCCGCTGGTGCTGCTTGTCAGCATCGCCATCTTTTTCGTGGACGGCGTGCCGGTGATCTTCCGCCAGAGGCGTGTGGGCAAGGATGCAAAGGCGTTCTATATTTACAAGTTCCGCACCATGCACAAAAACACGCCCAAAAACGTGCCCACCTACGAGCTGGAGCATCCAGAGCAGTTCATTACCAAGTGCGGGCGGTTCCTGCGCGCTACCAGTTTTGACGAGGTGCCGCAGCTGTTCAATGTGCTTAAGGGGGATATGAGCATGGTGGGCCCGCGCCCACTGGTGGAGACGGAGCCGAACATCCACGCGATGCGCAGCGCGCGCGGGGTGTACAGTGTCAAGCCGGGCATGACCGGCTGGGCCCAGGTGAACGGGCGGGACCTGATCTCGCTTGCGGAAAAGGTGGATTTGGACGCCTACTATGTCGCGCACCTGTCGCTGGGCCTGGATGCCCGGATTATCCTGCGCACCATCAAGGTGGTGCTTACAGGCGCCGGCGTGGCCGAGGGAAAACGCTCCTGATACGTCAAAATGCGCAGCGCAGCCAGATGGCTGCGCTTTTTTTCATGCAACCTTTATGGGGAAGCACCCAGGCTTAGCGCCATGTTTATATGCATCCTGCTACAATCGAGGTGTACCAGGCAAGAGGAGGTAAGGATGCCATGATGAGCAGTTTGATGCGTATCCATCCATTCCATAATCAATGCGGCGCGCCCGCGCTGCACGTGCCCGCGCGCCTGACCGCGCAGGTGGAGGCTCTACTGCATCAGGGCGACTACGCGCGCTGCGCCCAGCTGCTGCGCGCGGCCATGTATGCGCGGCCCGACGCGGCGCAGCCCCACAATCTGATGGGGGTTATGCTGGAATACCAGCACAGATACGCCGATGCCATGAAGCACTACCGCGCGGCGCTGGCGCTGGAGCCGGAGCTGCCGGCCGCCAAGCATAATTTGGAGCGCCTCTCTGGCGCGGACCGGAAAAACAATACCCGCATCGACTTCGGCGCGGACCAGCCAGGGTTCTCCCTGTTTCACGGCCGCGCGTAGCGGCGGATAAACGTTTTACGATAGATGGAGGACAAAGAGGCATGCAGTGCCCACACGCTGCATGTCTTTTTGTCTTTTTTTATCAAAGGTGATTGACAGCGACCTGTTTTGGGGTATACTAAATGCAGATACCCCCCAGGGGGTGGGGTATGGGAGGTTCTATGAAACAGCAAATTTTTGATGTAACAGGCATGACGTGCGCGGCGTGCAGCGCGCACGTGGAAAAGAGCGTATCCAAGGTGCCGGGCGTATCGGAGGTCAACGTCAACCTTTTGCGCAACAGCATGCGGGTGCGCTACGACGAGGCGCAGACCGACGATGCGGCCATCATCCGCGCCGTGCAGCAGGGGGGCTACAATGCGTTTGTGCACGCAGCCCCGGGCGCAGCCGCGCCTGCGGATAGCGCGCCCCGGGCAAGCCACGTCTCCGAGGAGATCGCAGGCATGAAGCGGCGGTTGTGGATATCCATCCTCTTTACCGTGCCGCTGTTCTACGTGTCCATGGGGCACATGATGGGCTGGCCGCTGCCCGGTTTTTTGCTGGGGCATGAAAACGCGATCGCCTTTGCGTTTACCCAGCTGCTATTGTGCCTGCCCGTGATCTTTGTCAATTTTGCCTATTTTAAAAACGGCTTTAAGACCCTGTTTCACGGCGCGCCCAACATGGATTCGCTCATCGCCATCGGTTCAACCGCCGCGGTGGTCTACGGCATCTACGCCATCTATAAGATCGGCTTTGGCATGGGCCACGGCGATATGGCACTGGTGCATCAGTTCAGCATGGACCTGTACTTTGAATCGGCGGGCATGATCCTGACGCTGATCACGCTGGGCAAATTCCTGGAGGCGCGCGCCAAAGGGCGCACGTCCGAGGCAATCAGCAAGCTGGTGGACCTGGCGCCCAAAATGGCGGCCGTGCTGCGCGAGGGCGTGGAGGTAGAGGTGCCGGTTGAGCAGGTCGTGGTGGGGGACATCCTGGTGGTGCGCCCCGGCGCGCGCGTGCCGGTGGACGGCGTGATCGTGCAGGGCGACTCCGCGGTGGATGAGTCCATGCTCACGGGCGAGAGCATCCCCGTGGAGAAGCACCCGGGCGACAGCGTGGTGGGCGCCAGCATCAACAAGACGGGCGCCTTCCGCTTCCGTGCCACCAAGGTGGGCGAGGACACCGCCCTTGCGCGTATCATCGCGCTGGTGGAGGAGGCGAGCTCTTCCAAAGCCCCCATCGCCAAGCTAGCCGATAAGATCAGCCGCGTCTTTGTGCCTGCGGTCATCGTCATCGCGCTTGCCGCCACCGTCGTGTGGCTGGCGCTGGGC
Above is a window of Maliibacterium massiliense DNA encoding:
- a CDS encoding sugar transferase, whose translation is MLPERVQMQEPEAAEDAGGFDLATVKDVVAATRQIAWHVRFFKRLFDIVVSFLLLVMLSPLVLLVSIAIFFVDGVPVIFRQRRVGKDAKAFYIYKFRTMHKNTPKNVPTYELEHPEQFITKCGRFLRATSFDEVPQLFNVLKGDMSMVGPRPLVETEPNIHAMRSARGVYSVKPGMTGWAQVNGRDLISLAEKVDLDAYYVAHLSLGLDARIILRTIKVVLTGAGVAEGKRS
- a CDS encoding tetratricopeptide repeat protein, encoding MMSSLMRIHPFHNQCGAPALHVPARLTAQVEALLHQGDYARCAQLLRAAMYARPDAAQPHNLMGVMLEYQHRYADAMKHYRAALALEPELPAAKHNLERLSGADRKNNTRIDFGADQPGFSLFHGRA